tttctatttaatttttccattttcacttctattaaattttttccgttttcatttctatttaatttttccattttcacttctattaaattttttccattttcatttctatttaatttttccattttcacttctattaaattttttccatttcattttattcccatttctatttctatttaattttttccattttaatttgctCTATTAAACCGCACCACACTTATTTGATTTTCTAACAGCAAGAATAACTCAGCACTGTGTCTGCCACCCACCTGATCATGAAGAGAGGATCCTCCCTGATTTTGGTGGCCATGTCCAGCACGGAgctggccccagccctggcaaagatggagccaggcaggagccccgtgtccccagggccagcagggtcCTTGTCCCCAACCTTGTCCAGGATGAACTTGTCCACAGGGCGGCCCAGCAGGTACTCATCCCTGTTCACCATCCCCCCAGGGCCCTGGTACATCCACTCCAGCTTCTCCTCACGcttcctgggggaaaaaaacaaaatagaattAATCCTGGGGGTTGTCCTGGGGATTTCTGGGCTTGTCCTGGGGATTCCTGGAAGGTTTGGGGTTATGggatcagagggatggggagggttgggattgttctggaaatggatggatggatgatggatgggattttgggaagtaGGGAAGGGGATGGAATAGAAATCCCAAAGCagttgtggctgccctggagccctggcacaTCCACTCAAGTTTCTCCTCATGATTtctgggcaaaaaaaaaccccaacaaatccCATGGAGTTATCCTGGTGATTCCTGGAAGGTTTGGGGTTATGggatcagagggatggggagggttGTATTGTTCTGgaaatggatggatggatggatgatggatggatggatggatggatggatggatggatgatggatggatggaaggaattttaggaaggaggggaggggatggaaTAGAAatcccagagccatccccaCGCCATCCC
Above is a genomic segment from Oenanthe melanoleuca isolate GR-GAL-2019-014 unplaced genomic scaffold, OMel1.0 S327, whole genome shotgun sequence containing:
- the LOC130266889 gene encoding pre-mRNA-splicing factor CWC25 homolog, whose product is MGGGDLNLKKSWHPQTLRNVEKVWKAEQKHEAERRKIEELQRELQEERAREEMQRYAEDMGTVRKREEKLEWMYQGPGGMVNRDEYLLGRPVDKFILDKVGDKDPAGPGDTGLLPGSIFARAGASSVLDMATKIREDPLFMIRWVADTVLSYSCC